One window of the Desulfobacterales bacterium genome contains the following:
- a CDS encoding LOG family protein, translating into MSINYETDSQFRGLLQSKDGVIKKIIQSDENRIIFLASFGLSDLQIERLKIQPQDFIFSERSRIARLGVQITSEPFSSNNLDNKNIVLTLTASTVIPGYPAFSVLKDFFSPGFPVGRLVFCDPETLLTSEQVLSAIEKAEIKLPVSTSISSDGSILISPHKAICRLKEPLNKDTLGKILLREDGREILNLYQVREKVPSVIIPPNEGIITTCSMYLNEHYVVLQSDNNTNTLELGRHLPATILDPIKTRGIKIYLEIVNGNVHPIVNPLISAKIYYASKPKDSDKKTYKGFPSYTYNDMKSIETKLNENQNASCQFFNKPAAIIQDEENSKEKLKFFFADADEQCSHVDNGCYVDDSGFSVKNICQKAYAVFTVKKGINKPPASLILKYFPNILEHREIINLVYEGLVNSIYFFEPSREHGQFLSQLDHHRLQEYHAYGVDVYWISNLNNLIMLHTMRDGKGYFVVPERLADFHKSMLFAFYGSNKELSSEGSKNLGKLMDELINFWGRNIGIVTGGGSGVMELVNTLARERGILSGANFLEITDQSLTTQVDFCQVFQSSCRHSRQKWFEVASFPIFNVGGLGTLEELGIALCNMKLSILERVPVILFDTEYNGRFWSGMEKQIDEMVKSGRAPAWIKDYIIITDDPKIVIDAYRQKLHLF; encoded by the coding sequence ATGTCAATAAATTATGAAACAGATAGTCAATTTAGAGGACTTCTTCAATCAAAAGACGGTGTTATTAAAAAAATTATACAATCAGATGAAAATAGAATTATCTTTCTCGCTTCATTCGGATTATCAGATTTACAGATTGAAAGGCTTAAAATCCAGCCTCAAGACTTTATATTCAGTGAACGATCAAGAATAGCAAGACTCGGAGTTCAAATCACTTCTGAGCCTTTTAGTTCAAATAATCTTGATAATAAAAATATAGTCTTAACCCTTACCGCGTCAACAGTCATTCCAGGATATCCTGCATTTTCAGTGTTAAAAGACTTTTTTTCTCCTGGATTTCCTGTTGGAAGGCTTGTATTTTGCGACCCTGAAACTCTGCTTACATCAGAGCAGGTTTTATCTGCAATTGAAAAAGCTGAAATTAAACTTCCTGTATCAACTTCTATTTCAAGTGATGGAAGCATACTTATTTCTCCCCATAAAGCTATATGCAGGCTTAAAGAGCCTCTTAATAAAGATACATTAGGCAAAATTTTATTACGTGAAGACGGCAGGGAAATATTAAACCTTTACCAAGTTAGAGAAAAAGTTCCATCCGTAATTATTCCTCCAAATGAGGGCATTATTACTACCTGCTCAATGTATTTGAATGAACATTATGTTGTTTTACAAAGCGATAATAATACTAATACCCTTGAACTTGGAAGACATCTTCCCGCTACAATCCTTGACCCAATTAAAACAAGGGGCATAAAAATTTATCTTGAAATTGTAAATGGCAATGTTCATCCAATTGTGAATCCTCTTATTTCCGCTAAAATTTATTATGCATCTAAGCCAAAAGACAGTGATAAAAAAACATATAAGGGCTTTCCGTCTTATACCTATAATGATATGAAATCCATAGAAACCAAACTTAATGAAAACCAAAATGCATCGTGTCAATTTTTCAATAAACCTGCGGCTATTATTCAAGACGAGGAAAATAGCAAAGAAAAACTAAAATTTTTCTTTGCCGATGCTGATGAACAGTGTAGTCATGTTGATAATGGGTGTTATGTTGATGATAGCGGTTTTTCTGTTAAAAATATCTGTCAAAAAGCATACGCTGTATTTACAGTAAAAAAAGGTATAAATAAACCGCCTGCTTCTCTTATTTTAAAATACTTTCCAAATATTCTTGAACACAGAGAAATTATAAATCTCGTTTATGAAGGATTAGTTAATTCTATTTATTTTTTTGAACCTTCAAGGGAGCATGGCCAATTCCTTTCTCAGCTCGACCATCACCGGCTTCAAGAATATCATGCTTATGGAGTAGATGTTTACTGGATCTCAAATTTAAATAATCTTATTATGCTTCATACTATGCGTGACGGTAAAGGATATTTTGTTGTTCCAGAAAGATTAGCTGATTTCCATAAATCCATGCTTTTTGCTTTTTATGGTTCAAATAAAGAGCTATCATCTGAAGGTTCAAAAAATCTTGGAAAACTTATGGATGAGTTGATTAATTTTTGGGGAAGAAATATAGGAATTGTTACAGGCGGAGGAAGCGGCGTTATGGAGCTTGTAAATACTTTAGCACGGGAAAGAGGAATTCTTTCTGGAGCTAATTTCCTTGAAATAACTGACCAAAGCCTTACAACGCAGGTTGATTTTTGCCAAGTTTTTCAATCTTCATGCAGACACAGCAGACAAAAATGGTTTGAAGTTGCATCATTTCCGATTTTTAATGTCGGAGGACTTGGAACTCTTGAAGAACTTGGAATAGCTCTTTGTAATATGAAATTATCTATTCTTGAAAGAGTGCCCGTTATTTTATTTGATACAGAATATAACGGCAGATTCTGGAGCGGAATGGAAAAACAAATTGATGAAATGGTAAAAAGCGGAAGAGCTCCTGCTTGGATTAAAGACTATATTATCATAACTGACGATCCAAAAATAGTTATTGATGCCTATCGCCAGAAGTTACACCTTTTTTAA
- the aroC gene encoding chorismate synthase produces the protein MAGNTFGELFKITTWGESHGKGVGVVIDGCPPNIPLSEEIIQEMLDRRKPGGSITSTSRKEPDKAMILSGIFEGKTTGTPIMIMVNNKDADSSSYNPYADIFRPGHGDITYWAKYGIRDYRGGGRASARETVARVAGGSVAKALLQIYGISVIAYTIELGGIKAEKRDFKVINDNMFFCPDVEAAKLMEVRALDVRKAGDSIGGIVEIVAKGVPRGLGEPVFDKLDADIAKALMSIGAAKGIEIGSGFSAARMLGSENNDSITPDGFVTNNAGGILAGISNGDDIIVRVAVKPIPSISKEQQTIDKNSKPQTISIKGRHDVSAIPRINVVCESMMCITIADHLLRQNSIKIVN, from the coding sequence ATGGCTGGAAATACATTTGGGGAGTTATTTAAAATAACTACATGGGGAGAATCCCATGGTAAAGGAGTAGGAGTTGTCATTGATGGATGTCCTCCAAACATTCCTTTATCTGAAGAAATAATACAAGAAATGCTTGATAGAAGAAAACCAGGAGGATCAATTACAAGCACAAGTCGTAAAGAACCCGACAAAGCTATGATTCTATCAGGAATTTTTGAGGGAAAAACAACTGGAACTCCTATCATGATCATGGTAAATAATAAAGATGCTGATTCTTCCTCCTATAATCCTTATGCAGATATATTTAGACCGGGACATGGAGATATTACATATTGGGCTAAATATGGCATCAGGGATTATAGAGGCGGTGGAAGAGCTTCAGCAAGGGAAACAGTAGCTCGTGTAGCCGGAGGCTCAGTAGCTAAAGCCTTATTGCAAATATATGGTATATCAGTAATTGCATATACGATTGAGCTTGGAGGAATAAAAGCTGAGAAACGTGATTTTAAAGTTATTAATGATAATATGTTTTTTTGCCCTGATGTTGAAGCTGCGAAATTAATGGAAGTCCGAGCATTAGATGTTAGAAAAGCTGGGGATTCAATTGGAGGTATTGTCGAAATAGTTGCTAAAGGAGTTCCAAGAGGGCTTGGGGAACCTGTATTTGACAAGCTCGATGCAGATATTGCAAAAGCGCTAATGAGTATCGGAGCAGCAAAAGGTATTGAGATTGGTTCTGGATTTTCTGCAGCAAGAATGCTCGGATCAGAAAATAATGATTCTATAACTCCAGACGGTTTTGTAACAAATAATGCTGGTGGTATTCTTGCCGGAATATCTAATGGAGACGATATTATTGTACGAGTTGCTGTTAAGCCCATTCCTTCCATATCAAAGGAACAGCAAACAATTGATAAAAATTCAAAGCCACAAACAATCTCCATAAAAGGAAGACATGATGTTTCCGCAATTCCAAGAATTAATGTTGTTTGTGAATCAATGATGTGTATAACTATCGCTGACCATTTGCTAAGACAAAACTCAATTAAAATTGTGAATTAA